In Fodinicola acaciae, the following proteins share a genomic window:
- a CDS encoding RHS repeat-associated core domain-containing protein — protein sequence MHRATRATTRAEKPPTTRIHVRVAIGAAIDDTVANPVRVVLRMAGVSSSADLRARGAAVAVNARHRAFLLVAAAVAVLLAITLPATWNPRPANAAVPGAPAAPPSLPDGNKRVPTHPLASRPAAHHPAPRFTPEPVVWPTGTATADLAATPTGGAAAAPARAGALPIWLTSQPPHAATNHSSTKASPPATVLAGRKIRVAFADRARTDKAGILGSLFSVTDTGVLPAPGGPAKADAVPDGTPVTITLSYDGFEQASGGDYANRLRLYTVPACALTTPSAPACQLTALPTSNNAKKKTLTAAVPAGQTPHYYAAAAAVDGNAGTFAATSLSPSATWSAGGSGGGFNWSYPLRVPPSVGGQAPSLALGYSSSSVDGRVAATNNQPSWIGDGFDLRMGYIERRYQACTDDMTGGNQGTTKTGDLCWQRDNATISLNGKATELVHDANHPDVWKLRVDDGTRVQHKTGTSNGDLGETGDTGEWWIVTTPDGTQYWFGKNQLPGWTSGKPETNSTDTVPVFGNHTGEPCNKSTYAASWCWQAYRWNLDYILDPNGNAQAYYYTKEFNYYGLNLKPASRTAYIAGDYLTKIEYGFRDGSAYTTGTTTGNTGPTAQISFDVAERCIPSGSVTCAPSQLNATTKNSWPDVPFDRICPVNTDCTNRLSPAFFTRKMLAKITTRIWDTPTVKFRDVDSWTLGHSFPSPGDTSPNALWLDSITHTGMVGGTATIPAVTFDSIQMPNRVDGLGDCCVALNRRRISAIHNETGGTTSITYSPKQCVRGKTMPASPDSNTYRCFPSYWQAPDATEPTLDWFHKYVVTQVTDADGIGLAPTMVTNYAYDSHGVAWHWDDDELSPWKWRTWSEYRGYETVTTTKGETGQTQSSTMTRYFRGMDSDRKANGTTPAVNITDTDGGTTRDAWPLEGLARETVTYDGAGGPILSGTITDQGITGPTATENKDGRGGINAYMVNPTATRTRTALAAGGWRRTQTTTTYNAYGQPTQLDNQGDTATTTDDQCTRTTYVPNTTAWLTNYPSRVETVAKNCATTPNRPDDIITDVITSYDNHANTDPPSAGNPTNVEKVNGWDTNASRATYLTTATHTYDLYGRLLTAADAKNNKTTTSYLPTNGGPVTATTVTNMLGFTAVTTLEPAWGQPLYVIDANNERTDATYDPLGRLTQIWNTDHSKANYPTQPNIQYNYLVRSTAPSAVTTQALLDSGAYLTSRVLYDGFLRTRQTQSPSSGGRLITDTVYDSRGLTKATKTYADSNPVDTTIASTTDNLISDQTITNYDGAERPVLSALLVYGQEKWHTSTAYGGDRVTTTPPQGGTPTTTINDAQGRTIELRQFHTTAANGPYDSTTYTYDPRGNRAIIKDPVGNTWSYHYDIRGRQISSTDPDRGTTRTTYDDLDRPATITDGRGQTVANVYDALGRRTELRDDTATGALRASWTYDTLAKGQLSSSTRFDNGNAYTISVTGYDNAYRPLGTTYTIPDSEGSLAGSYSFKAGYTMTGRVGSQSYPKTPGLNAETVTTSYNNFGQPNTLNAGATPYISSTQYTDFGELQKVSLNSANISADHSFSYEIGTHRLNRTRVVSLDVTGGPVIEDKAYSYDDAGNVTRLADAASTNPDTQCFRNDYLQRLVESWTPASGDCAIDAASAPLGGAAPYWQSFAYDITGNRISKTDHAAPVPLAVAKANTQDTSPGLGHSTASADSTTTYTYPQPGTAHPHAVQTATTNGTTRTYGYDDAGNTLNGAYADAGATTFTYDAEGNPVTSRDAGGTTTYVYDADGNLLLTRAPAKTTLLLGNTELSLDAGATTPTTTRYYSYAGSTVASRTASSLTWTIADKNGTAQIAIDTSTKQISRRWYTPFGESRTPAVRSAWPNSRGFVDGTVSSATTLTHLGARDYDPATGRFTTADPLLAADNPQQLNGYAYANNSPITSSDPTGLLPYIEHGSDGDYCIYQCGSYGKDGGNNRNNNCGHTRYCSRHPRPLPGDLDNYRRSISGEDGDMPGSYKRNRCLQTPVGCLTAPPPKPQINNPDDDPWINIGHMCIGLPYSGSTVCPYRPRQTQAIAENEFNGLLLLAEWAPVVGPIARSAAGSIARGLRAARAAGAAEEAGAAESGMSGSRVPWQFRSDYPEVIIDGRSYAEINGRLYTRHALDRMTPSGYGTAAGGDYGRSIPPSYVEEVLDSPFTARNGIKGPHGEDRISNVNGSLTVITEHGIVITVITR from the coding sequence GTGCACCGCGCAACCCGTGCAACGACCCGCGCAGAGAAACCACCGACGACCCGGATCCACGTCCGTGTCGCCATCGGTGCCGCCATCGACGACACCGTTGCGAACCCTGTTCGTGTAGTGCTGCGGATGGCTGGTGTGTCCTCCAGCGCGGACCTGCGTGCCCGGGGCGCCGCGGTCGCGGTGAACGCGCGCCATCGTGCGTTCCTGTTGGTGGCCGCGGCCGTGGCGGTGTTGCTGGCGATCACGTTGCCGGCGACCTGGAACCCGCGCCCGGCCAACGCCGCCGTGCCCGGCGCGCCAGCGGCGCCGCCGTCGTTGCCGGACGGGAACAAACGCGTCCCCACCCACCCGCTGGCCTCCCGGCCGGCCGCGCACCATCCGGCGCCGCGGTTCACACCCGAACCGGTGGTGTGGCCCACTGGTACGGCCACCGCCGACCTGGCAGCCACACCGACCGGCGGAGCAGCGGCGGCACCCGCGCGGGCCGGTGCGCTGCCGATCTGGCTCACCAGCCAACCACCGCACGCGGCCACCAACCACAGCAGCACCAAGGCGAGTCCGCCGGCGACGGTGTTGGCCGGCCGCAAGATCCGGGTCGCGTTCGCCGACCGCGCCCGCACGGACAAGGCGGGGATCCTGGGATCCCTGTTCTCGGTCACCGACACTGGTGTGCTGCCCGCACCCGGCGGCCCAGCGAAAGCCGATGCGGTGCCTGATGGCACCCCGGTCACGATCACGTTGTCCTATGACGGGTTCGAGCAGGCCTCCGGTGGCGACTACGCCAACCGGCTACGGCTCTACACCGTCCCGGCCTGCGCGCTCACCACGCCCTCGGCGCCGGCGTGTCAGCTCACCGCGTTGCCGACCAGCAACAACGCGAAGAAAAAGACCCTCACCGCGGCGGTGCCAGCCGGTCAGACGCCGCACTACTACGCCGCCGCGGCCGCCGTGGACGGCAACGCCGGCACCTTCGCCGCCACCTCCCTGTCCCCATCGGCGACCTGGTCAGCCGGCGGTTCCGGCGGCGGATTCAACTGGTCTTACCCGCTGCGCGTACCACCATCGGTCGGCGGCCAGGCACCCAGCCTGGCGCTGGGCTACTCGTCCAGCTCGGTGGATGGCCGGGTGGCCGCGACCAACAACCAGCCCTCCTGGATCGGCGACGGCTTCGACCTGCGGATGGGCTACATCGAACGCCGATACCAGGCCTGCACCGACGACATGACCGGCGGCAACCAAGGCACCACCAAAACCGGGGACCTGTGCTGGCAACGCGACAACGCCACCATCTCGTTGAATGGCAAGGCCACCGAGCTCGTCCACGACGCCAACCACCCTGACGTGTGGAAACTGCGCGTCGATGACGGCACCCGCGTCCAACACAAAACCGGCACCTCCAACGGCGACCTCGGCGAAACCGGCGACACGGGGGAGTGGTGGATCGTCACCACCCCGGATGGCACCCAGTACTGGTTCGGGAAAAACCAGCTCCCGGGGTGGACCAGCGGGAAACCGGAAACCAACTCCACCGACACCGTCCCGGTGTTCGGCAACCACACCGGCGAGCCCTGCAACAAATCCACCTACGCCGCCTCCTGGTGTTGGCAGGCCTACCGGTGGAACCTGGACTACATCCTGGACCCCAACGGCAACGCGCAGGCCTACTACTACACCAAGGAATTCAACTACTACGGCCTGAACCTCAAACCCGCCAGCCGCACCGCCTACATCGCCGGTGACTACCTCACCAAAATCGAATACGGTTTCCGCGACGGCTCCGCATACACCACCGGCACCACCACCGGCAACACCGGCCCGACCGCGCAGATCTCCTTCGACGTTGCCGAACGCTGCATCCCCAGCGGCTCGGTCACCTGCGCACCCTCACAACTGAACGCCACCACCAAAAACTCCTGGCCCGACGTGCCGTTCGACCGGATCTGCCCAGTCAACACCGACTGCACCAACCGGCTCAGCCCCGCGTTCTTCACCCGGAAAATGCTGGCGAAAATCACCACCCGGATCTGGGACACCCCCACCGTCAAATTCCGCGACGTGGACTCCTGGACCCTGGGCCACTCCTTCCCCTCACCCGGCGACACCTCACCCAACGCACTGTGGCTGGACTCGATCACCCACACCGGCATGGTCGGCGGCACCGCCACCATCCCAGCCGTCACCTTCGACTCCATCCAAATGCCCAACCGCGTCGACGGCCTCGGCGACTGCTGCGTAGCGCTGAACCGCCGCCGGATCTCCGCCATCCACAACGAAACCGGCGGCACCACCTCCATCACCTACTCACCAAAGCAGTGCGTCCGCGGAAAGACGATGCCGGCCTCGCCGGACAGCAACACCTACCGCTGCTTCCCCTCCTACTGGCAGGCACCGGATGCCACCGAGCCGACTTTGGACTGGTTCCACAAATACGTCGTCACCCAAGTCACCGACGCCGACGGCATCGGCCTGGCACCCACCATGGTCACCAACTACGCCTACGACAGCCATGGTGTGGCATGGCACTGGGACGACGACGAACTGTCCCCGTGGAAATGGCGCACCTGGTCGGAATACCGCGGCTACGAAACCGTCACCACCACCAAAGGCGAAACCGGGCAGACCCAGTCCTCCACCATGACCCGCTACTTCCGCGGCATGGACAGCGACCGCAAAGCCAACGGCACCACCCCAGCAGTCAACATCACCGACACCGACGGCGGCACCACCCGCGACGCCTGGCCGCTGGAAGGCCTCGCCCGCGAAACCGTCACCTACGACGGCGCCGGCGGCCCCATCCTGTCCGGCACCATCACCGACCAAGGAATAACCGGTCCCACCGCCACCGAAAACAAAGACGGCCGCGGCGGCATCAACGCCTACATGGTCAACCCCACCGCCACCCGCACCCGCACCGCCCTAGCCGCCGGCGGCTGGCGCCGCACCCAAACCACCACCACCTACAACGCCTACGGACAACCCACCCAGCTCGACAACCAAGGCGACACCGCAACCACCACCGACGACCAATGCACCCGCACCACCTACGTACCCAACACCACCGCCTGGCTGACGAACTATCCATCGCGGGTCGAAACCGTCGCTAAGAACTGCGCCACCACCCCCAACCGGCCAGACGACATCATCACTGACGTGATCACCAGCTACGACAACCACGCCAACACCGACCCGCCGTCGGCCGGCAATCCGACGAATGTCGAGAAAGTCAACGGTTGGGACACGAACGCAAGCCGCGCTACTTACCTCACCACTGCCACCCATACCTATGACCTCTATGGTCGGCTACTCACCGCAGCGGACGCCAAGAACAATAAAACGACGACCAGTTATTTGCCGACCAACGGTGGACCTGTCACCGCCACAACGGTCACCAACATGCTCGGCTTTACTGCCGTGACTACCCTTGAACCAGCATGGGGTCAACCGCTCTACGTCATCGACGCCAACAATGAACGCACAGACGCCACATACGATCCTCTCGGGCGGCTGACGCAGATCTGGAACACCGATCACAGCAAAGCTAACTACCCCACGCAGCCCAATATTCAGTACAACTACCTCGTCCGCTCTACAGCCCCGTCAGCGGTCACCACGCAGGCACTCCTCGACAGCGGCGCATATCTCACGTCACGCGTTCTCTACGACGGATTCCTCCGAACACGGCAAACACAATCCCCCAGCAGCGGTGGCAGGCTCATCACCGACACCGTCTATGACTCACGCGGCCTCACTAAAGCAACAAAAACCTATGCTGACAGCAATCCAGTCGACACCACGATCGCCAGTACCACCGACAACCTCATCTCTGACCAGACGATCACCAACTACGACGGCGCCGAGCGCCCTGTTCTCAGCGCGCTGCTCGTGTACGGCCAAGAAAAATGGCATACCAGCACTGCGTACGGCGGCGATCGCGTTACCACCACGCCACCTCAGGGTGGCACACCGACAACGACAATCAACGACGCGCAAGGTCGTACAATTGAGCTACGGCAATTCCACACAACGGCCGCCAACGGCCCGTACGACAGCACCACCTATACCTACGATCCACGCGGCAACCGAGCCATCATAAAAGACCCAGTTGGAAACACGTGGAGTTATCACTATGACATCCGCGGCCGACAAATCAGCAGCACCGATCCAGACAGAGGCACCACCCGAACCACCTACGATGACTTGGATCGACCGGCGACGATTACCGATGGCCGTGGACAAACAGTCGCGAACGTCTACGACGCCCTCGGTCGAAGGACTGAGCTCCGCGATGACACAGCCACGGGCGCACTCCGCGCCTCGTGGACATATGACACACTTGCCAAGGGGCAACTCTCATCGTCAACTCGTTTCGACAACGGCAACGCATACACCATCTCGGTTACCGGTTACGACAATGCCTATCGGCCCCTAGGCACCACCTACACAATCCCTGATAGCGAGGGATCACTTGCTGGCAGCTACAGCTTCAAAGCCGGCTACACGATGACAGGGCGTGTCGGCAGCCAGAGCTATCCAAAAACGCCCGGTCTGAACGCCGAAACTGTCACCACGAGTTACAACAACTTCGGCCAGCCCAATACCCTCAACGCCGGCGCAACTCCCTATATCAGCTCGACGCAGTACACCGACTTCGGTGAACTCCAGAAGGTCAGCCTCAACAGCGCCAACATCAGCGCTGACCACTCGTTCAGCTACGAAATCGGTACTCATAGACTCAACCGGACACGTGTCGTCAGCCTCGACGTCACCGGCGGCCCGGTCATCGAAGATAAGGCCTACAGCTACGATGACGCCGGGAACGTTACGAGACTCGCTGACGCAGCCTCAACAAATCCTGACACCCAATGTTTCCGTAACGATTACCTTCAACGCCTCGTCGAAAGTTGGACACCGGCGAGTGGCGACTGCGCGATCGACGCGGCTAGCGCACCTCTTGGCGGCGCGGCGCCGTACTGGCAATCATTTGCCTACGACATAACCGGTAACCGCATCAGCAAAACTGACCACGCCGCCCCAGTACCGCTGGCTGTTGCAAAAGCCAACACCCAGGATACTTCCCCTGGTCTCGGCCACTCCACCGCGAGCGCCGACAGCACAACCACCTACACCTACCCGCAACCCGGCACGGCACATCCACACGCCGTCCAGACCGCCACCACCAACGGAACAACCCGCACATACGGCTACGATGATGCCGGCAACACCCTCAACGGTGCATATGCAGATGCCGGCGCCACCACATTCACATATGACGCCGAAGGCAATCCGGTCACTAGCAGAGACGCCGGTGGCACCACCACCTATGTTTACGATGCCGACGGCAACCTCCTCCTTACCCGCGCACCAGCCAAGACGACCCTCCTACTCGGTAACACAGAACTCAGCCTGGACGCCGGAGCGACGACACCAACCACCACCCGCTACTACAGCTATGCTGGCTCCACCGTCGCTAGCCGAACTGCTAGCAGCCTCACATGGACAATTGCTGACAAGAACGGCACCGCACAGATCGCGATCGACACCTCCACTAAACAGATCAGCCGACGCTGGTACACACCCTTCGGAGAATCGCGCACGCCGGCTGTGCGCAGTGCTTGGCCCAACAGCCGTGGATTCGTTGATGGCACTGTCAGTAGCGCCACTACCCTGACTCATCTCGGCGCACGCGACTACGACCCGGCGACGGGGCGTTTCACCACCGCTGATCCGCTTCTTGCTGCTGACAATCCACAGCAACTCAACGGATACGCCTACGCCAACAACTCGCCTATCACCTCCAGCGACCCCACCGGACTGCTCCCCTACATCGAACACGGCTCCGACGGGGATTACTGCATCTACCAGTGCGGTTCCTACGGTAAAGACGGCGGCAACAACCGCAACAATAATTGTGGCCATACGAGATATTGTTCACGGCATCCCCGACCGCTACCGGGCGACCTCGACAACTATCGCCGCAGTATCAGCGGCGAGGATGGTGACATGCCCGGTTCGTACAAGAGGAACCGGTGCCTACAAACGCCCGTTGGGTGTTTGACGGCTCCACCACCAAAACCGCAGATCAATAACCCGGATGATGATCCTTGGATCAACATCGGCCACATGTGTATTGGTCTTCCATACAGCGGATCGACTGTGTGTCCGTACCGTCCGCGGCAGACCCAAGCCATTGCCGAGAACGAGTTCAACGGTCTTCTTCTCCTTGCTGAGTGGGCACCGGTCGTCGGCCCGATAGCTCGTAGTGCTGCTGGTTCCATAGCGCGTGGTCTTCGCGCCGCACGCGCTGCTGGCGCAGCCGAGGAGGCCGGTGCGGCGGAGAGTGGAATGTCGGGCAGTCGAGTGCCGTGGCAATTCCGCAGCGACTATCCAGAAGTGATCATCGACGGGCGCAGCTACGCCGAGATCAATGGACGTCTGTATACGCGGCATGCTCTGGATCGGATGACGCCAAGTGGATACGGCACCGCCGCGGGTGGCGACTACGGGAGATCCATTCCTCCAAGTTATGTAGAAGAGGTCTTGGACAGCCCGTTCACGGCACGGAATGGGATCAAGGGACCACATGGAGAAGACCGGATCTCAAATGTCAACGGCTCCCTGACCGTGATCACCGAGCACGGTATCGTCATTACGGTGATAACGAGGTGA
- a CDS encoding LamG-like jellyroll fold domain-containing protein has protein sequence MPGARRSRLLFGKYAPSRWGAALLSALVAAGILVSCPQPASAGSPSKARAKPAPSAVLGESAALAKARSAGVPVEVSSLTTETRVVVANPSGSFTLTQNARPVRVRRSGSWVPVDLTLVRGSDGSVAPAAAPTQMVFSAGGAGPLVRISSGASSLALTWPGGALPAPTLSGDTATYANVLPDVDLRLSADADGYSEVLVVKTAAAAANPALKALRFGLTTSGVSAAKDRAGNIDFRDGGGNVLFHAPTPTMWDTPGPASTPQGKAAPDAGDGDLPGDEPTRAEMGVELTAGAVTVVPDQGMLTGAGTRFPVYLDPSVSAGRRAWTSVWALHPTTSFWNSSENVARVGYESQEGNTNRSFFWMATDPVNHKHILSATFRINNTWSWSCAARVTELWLTGGISASTTWRSQPSWMRRIATVNASKGNEDHGCGDGYLEFNALSAVAQQAAAGWPGVTVGLRASESDEFAWKKFQASSAAMIVEYNTLPNAPTSTSVSENKPCVIGVSRPTIATATPTMYATMRDADAGQNLRARFQWWIPNATAPRGEFVTAMQNPTNTVFQAQVPAGLFADGEDISWRVRAEDGTDAGPYSPWCEYHINAAHPEHAPTVTSTDFPSGGAVGNGVGRTGVFTLGPNGESGVTRYAYAFNSTVLDPNRSVPATGTGMTATLAFTPTTQLDNYLTVWALNSAGTPGPATQYSFIVNTATPVSGQWLFNDATGNTAADSSAGGAHPLTLPASGTSWTTGRDKGAVAFASTTSTAAAATTTGPVVSSNKPVTISAWVSLSSVTTSSAVLGLAGDRTTALSLQYVAASHSWALRATSADTDTPTVTTATGGPAPAAGVWTHVTGVYDPGGAGGTQLRLYVNGVLAASAGLSGLWPAGGGLRVGGDLQAGANTAPLQGTVDAVRVWDRVLTSEEIAEVATEAVLMGRWGFDEGTGTTTADLSGHGKTATGTNMGWAERPPGFAFDGDGVSAYATTAGPVVRTDTSFTLTAWVRVVNPTTYAGVVCQDGAVSSGYFLQYRKDTNRWSFAMPATDTINPTQVRIDSTVAGIDPDAPQEWVFLTAVYDGPHNQMRLYVNGITSGDTGPAAAPAPAAVWNATGPVHIGACRYNSGLWNQWPGQLDDVRVYTGVLTDQQIFDTYNETP, from the coding sequence GTGCCTGGCGCACGTCGTTCGCGCTTATTGTTCGGAAAGTACGCGCCGTCCCGTTGGGGCGCGGCGTTGTTGAGCGCCCTGGTCGCGGCGGGAATTCTCGTTTCGTGTCCGCAACCGGCCTCGGCCGGGAGTCCATCGAAGGCCCGGGCGAAACCGGCGCCGTCAGCCGTCCTTGGTGAGTCGGCGGCGTTGGCGAAGGCGCGGTCGGCGGGGGTGCCGGTTGAGGTGTCGTCGTTGACGACGGAAACGCGTGTGGTGGTGGCGAATCCGTCGGGTAGTTTCACGTTGACGCAGAACGCGCGTCCGGTGCGGGTGCGCCGGTCGGGGAGTTGGGTTCCGGTTGACCTGACACTGGTACGCGGCAGCGACGGGTCGGTCGCACCGGCGGCGGCGCCGACACAGATGGTGTTTTCCGCGGGTGGTGCTGGCCCGTTGGTGCGGATTTCCAGCGGCGCGTCGAGTCTGGCGTTGACCTGGCCGGGTGGGGCGTTGCCGGCGCCAACGTTGTCAGGTGATACGGCCACGTATGCGAATGTGTTGCCGGATGTTGATTTGCGGCTGTCGGCGGATGCGGATGGGTACAGCGAGGTCCTGGTGGTCAAGACCGCCGCGGCGGCGGCGAACCCGGCGCTGAAGGCATTGCGGTTCGGTCTGACGACCTCGGGTGTCAGCGCGGCCAAGGACCGGGCCGGCAACATCGATTTTCGCGACGGTGGCGGGAATGTTTTGTTCCACGCTCCCACTCCGACGATGTGGGACACTCCCGGCCCGGCGAGCACCCCGCAAGGTAAAGCTGCGCCGGACGCGGGTGATGGTGATCTGCCGGGTGATGAGCCGACGCGCGCGGAGATGGGGGTGGAGTTGACCGCGGGGGCGGTCACGGTGGTGCCGGATCAGGGGATGTTGACTGGTGCGGGTACGCGGTTTCCGGTGTATTTGGATCCGTCGGTGTCGGCGGGCCGGCGGGCGTGGACGTCGGTGTGGGCGTTGCATCCGACGACGTCGTTCTGGAATTCGTCGGAGAATGTCGCGCGGGTGGGGTATGAGTCCCAGGAGGGGAACACGAACCGGTCGTTTTTCTGGATGGCGACCGATCCGGTCAACCACAAGCATATTCTGTCGGCGACGTTCCGGATCAACAACACCTGGTCGTGGTCGTGCGCGGCGCGGGTGACCGAGTTGTGGTTGACGGGCGGGATTTCGGCGTCCACGACGTGGAGGTCGCAGCCGAGTTGGATGCGCCGGATCGCCACGGTGAACGCGTCCAAAGGCAACGAGGACCATGGCTGCGGCGATGGGTATTTGGAGTTCAACGCTCTCTCGGCGGTGGCGCAGCAGGCAGCGGCTGGGTGGCCGGGGGTGACGGTCGGGCTGCGGGCCAGTGAGTCCGATGAGTTCGCGTGGAAGAAGTTCCAGGCCTCCAGCGCGGCGATGATCGTCGAGTACAACACGTTGCCCAACGCGCCGACCTCGACCTCGGTGAGTGAGAACAAGCCGTGTGTGATCGGCGTCAGCCGGCCGACGATCGCCACCGCGACGCCGACGATGTATGCCACGATGCGGGACGCGGATGCCGGGCAGAACCTGCGGGCGCGGTTCCAGTGGTGGATTCCCAACGCCACCGCGCCCAGAGGCGAGTTCGTGACCGCGATGCAGAACCCCACCAACACCGTGTTCCAGGCGCAGGTGCCGGCCGGGTTGTTCGCCGACGGGGAGGACATTTCCTGGCGGGTCCGCGCCGAGGATGGCACCGACGCCGGACCGTACTCGCCGTGGTGTGAGTACCACATCAACGCCGCGCATCCCGAACACGCGCCGACGGTGACCTCGACCGATTTCCCCTCCGGCGGCGCGGTCGGCAACGGCGTGGGACGCACCGGCGTGTTCACCCTCGGCCCCAACGGTGAGAGCGGGGTGACCCGGTACGCGTACGCGTTCAACTCCACCGTCCTGGACCCCAACCGCAGCGTGCCGGCCACCGGTACGGGGATGACCGCGACGTTGGCGTTCACCCCGACGACGCAGCTGGACAACTACCTGACCGTGTGGGCGCTGAACTCGGCCGGCACACCCGGCCCGGCGACCCAGTACTCTTTCATCGTCAACACGGCCACGCCCGTGTCGGGGCAGTGGCTGTTCAACGACGCCACCGGAAACACCGCCGCCGACAGCAGCGCCGGCGGCGCGCACCCGCTGACCCTTCCCGCTTCCGGCACCAGCTGGACGACCGGTCGGGACAAGGGCGCAGTGGCGTTCGCATCGACCACATCGACCGCGGCGGCGGCTACGACCACCGGGCCGGTGGTGAGTTCCAACAAGCCGGTCACGATTTCGGCGTGGGTGTCCCTGTCCAGCGTCACCACCTCCTCCGCGGTTCTCGGATTGGCCGGGGACCGGACCACGGCGTTGTCGCTGCAGTACGTGGCGGCCAGCCACTCCTGGGCGTTGCGGGCGACCAGCGCCGACACCGACACCCCGACGGTCACCACCGCCACCGGTGGTCCGGCGCCTGCGGCCGGGGTGTGGACGCACGTCACCGGTGTCTATGACCCCGGTGGTGCCGGCGGCACGCAGTTGCGGCTCTACGTCAACGGTGTGCTGGCCGCGTCGGCCGGGTTGTCGGGGTTGTGGCCGGCTGGTGGCGGGTTGCGGGTCGGTGGTGACCTGCAGGCCGGCGCGAACACGGCCCCGTTGCAGGGAACGGTGGACGCGGTGCGGGTGTGGGACCGGGTGTTGACCAGCGAGGAAATCGCCGAGGTGGCCACCGAGGCGGTGCTGATGGGTCGCTGGGGGTTCGACGAGGGCACCGGCACGACCACGGCGGATCTGTCTGGTCATGGCAAGACCGCGACCGGAACGAACATGGGCTGGGCTGAACGCCCACCGGGGTTCGCGTTCGATGGCGACGGCGTCAGCGCGTACGCGACCACCGCCGGGCCGGTGGTGCGCACCGACACCAGTTTCACGCTCACCGCGTGGGTTCGGGTGGTCAACCCGACCACCTACGCCGGCGTGGTCTGCCAGGACGGCGCGGTCAGCAGCGGATATTTCCTGCAGTACCGCAAAGACACCAACCGATGGTCGTTCGCGATGCCGGCCACCGACACCATCAACCCCACCCAGGTCCGCATCGACTCCACCGTGGCCGGCATCGACCCGGACGCCCCACAGGAATGGGTGTTCCTCACCGCGGTCTATGACGGGCCACACAACCAGATGCGGCTCTACGTCAACGGCATCACCTCCGGCGACACCGGACCAGCCGCCGCACCAGCGCCGGCCGCCGTGTGGAACGCGACCGGCCCAGTGCATATCGGCGCCTGCCGCTACAACAGTGGCCTGTGGAACCAATGGCCCGGACAACTGGACGACGTACGCGTCTACACCGGTGTCCTGACCGACCAGCAAATTTTTGACACCTACAACGAAACACCCTAG